The Nostoc sp. NIES-3756 DNA window GCTGCAAGAACTAGAAGGAAACTGGGGTGCGGTGAAGCGCTACATTACCCAAGTTTTACAAGCTAGAGGTTTGGAAGGAGTACAAGCAGAAGAATTAGCTATTCTCCCAGGAATGGATGAGATTTTCGGCTTGGTGAGAATGAAGCGCCACTATGATGAAGGCGAGTTTGATGTCTTAATTATCGATTCTGCTCCCACTGGTACTGCGTTGCGGCTATTGAGTTTACCAGAAGTCGGCGGTTGGTATATGCGCCGTTTCTACAAACCATTTCAAAACATCTCTGTCGCCTTGCGTCCATTGGTTGAACCTATTTTCAAACCAATTGCTGGTTTTTCCTTACCAGATAAAGAGGTAATGGATGCACCTTACGAATTTTACGAACAAATTGAAGCTTTGGAAAAAGTATTAACTGATAATACACAAACCTCTGTGCGATTAGTTACTAACCCTGAGAAAATGGTTATTAAAGAGTCACTACGCGCCCACGCTTATTTAAGCTTATATAATGTGGCGACAGATTTAGTTGTGGCTAATCGTATTATTCCTCCTGAAGTGGCAGATCCATTCTTTCAACGTTGGAAACAAAATCAGGAAGAATATCGTCAAGAAATTCATGAAAATTTCCATCCATTACCAGTCAAAGAAGTACCACTATTTTCAGAAGAAATGTGTGGTCTACCAGCATTAGAGCGATTAAAAGATACCCTTTATAAAGATGAAGATCCAACTCAAGTATATTATAAAGAAACAACTGTAAGAGTTGTTCAGGATCAGAATCAATATAGTTTGGAATTGTATTTACCTGGGATTCCTAAAGACCAAATTCAACTGAATAAAACTGGAGATGAGTTAAACATCACCATTGGTAATCATCGCCGGAATCTTGTCTTACCACAGGCTTTAGCAGCTTTAAAACCCGCAGGAGCAAAGATGGAGGACGATTATTTAAAAATCCGTTTTTCTGATGGGGTGAAAGTTTAATTGCTTGAGAAATAAACGCAATTAAACTAGTTTTAATTTATGACCTTGGTAAAGATGCGAGTAATCTCGTATCTTTTTATTTTTTCTAATTAATTTTGATGTGAATACTTAGCTCAAACTTAATTTTGACTTTACTTATATGCCGATAAATTATATTACTTGCTAAGTATAAAGATTTATAAAAATAAGGATATTCTTCTTAATAAGATCATGACCGTAATTATACTGTAGACAAGGGCTTTTTTTAAAATTAAAAATATTTTTATATTTATTACAAATATCATAATTATCCTCAACTTAATTTAAAGAAAAGCAATGTTACCTACCGCACATGGAAATTCTCTAGTCAGTCTGAATCAAGAAAGCGTACTGCGTCGTATTACAAATCGCATTCGTCAATCTTTAGAGTTGGAGGATATCATCACAGCAACAACGGTAGAGGTACGCGCTTTATTGGGTACTGACCGAGTGATGATTTACAAATTTCATGCTGATGGAAGCGGTCAGGTCATTGCTGAATCGATTTATGAAAATCATCTACCTTCACTACTGGGTTTGAATTTCCCGGCTGATGATATTCCCTCTCATGCACGGGAACTTTTTATTAAGTCTAAGGTACGGTCTGTAGTTAATGTAGATACACAACAGATTGGTCAAAGCCCTGTGCGTGACTTAGAAACGGGAGAATTAATTTCTGAAGAAATTTGTTACCGTCCTGTAGACTCTTGCCATGTGGAATATTTAACGGCGATGGGGGTGAAATCTTCTGTAGTTGCGCCTATTTTCCATGAAGATGCTCTTTGGGGGTTATTAGTATCCCATCACTCCCACAGTCGGACGGTTTCTGAAGATGAGTTGGAAGCTATGCAGATGATTGTAGACCAACTTGCGGTAGCGATCGCCCAAAGTCATCTCCTCACCCAAGCTCGTGCTAAAGCCCAACGAGAAGTTGTTATTAACCGCATCGCCACCTTACTTCACTCATTACCAACGATAGTCTTGCAACCAGCATTGGAAGCAGCAGTTGCTGCTTTGGGTGGTGTTGGTGGTAGACTTTGTTTAAGAAATCAAGTTGACTTACAAAATGGTGATTCTCACAGTTTAGAAGAATGCCTAATTCCTGGTAGTAACTGTGTCCAGCTTTATGCCTGTGGAGAACAGCCTGTAATTCCAGAACCAACTATTTATCCACTGATTGAGCAGTATAGTGTTTGGCAGAAACACTACAAATCTCATCCTCATGAAGTGTGGGCAATTAATGATATTTATCAAATTCAAACTTTACGAAGTCTGCAACCACTATTTCAGCCGACAAAAATTCGCAGTATTTTATTCATCCCTCTGGAATACCGTCAGCAGTTGCTAGGTTACTTAAGTATTTTCCGTAATGAAATAGATACCGAAACCCTGTGGGCTGGTCAATTTGACCCCGACCACAGGCAAAGTTTGCCCCGTATGTCATTTAATTTATGGCGTGATACCAAAAAGTCACAAGCTCAACAATGGACAGGCGAAGATATTGAACTAGCTAAAGAAATCAGTAAACACTTTGCCTCAGCCATTCAGCAGTATGAACTCTACCATCAAGTACAAGCTTTTAACGAGAATTTAGAAAAACAAGTCAAAAGGCGCACTTTAGAATTACAAAATACAACTGAACAACAAAAAGCTGTATTTGGTGTTATTTCTAAAATTCGTGAGTCTTTAGATACTAATACTATTTTTCAAATAACTACTAAAGAAGTTTGTCAATTGATTAAAGCTGATCGAGTTTCTGTATATTGCTTTGATAGTGACTGGGGTGGTCAATTTGTTGGTGATTTTGAGGCTGCTAGTCCTCACTGGTTAAATGAATCAAAAATAGGTCTTAATCTAGTTTGGAACGACACATATTTGCAAGACACAGAAGGAGGACGCTATCGCTATAATGAAACATTTGCAGTAAATAATATTTATGAGATGGGTTTTACTCAGTGTCATGTTGATAATTTAGAACAATATCAAATTCATGCTTTTGTGCTTGCTCCTATCTTTTTCGGACAAAAACTTTGGGGCTTACTCGCAACTTATCAACATTCTGGCCCCCGTCAATGGAAACCCTCAGAAGTTAATTTTCTTACGCAAATAGCTGCCCAATTAGGAGTGGCACTACAACAGGCTGAACTACTTAGCCAAACAAAGCAACAGGCTGACAAGCTAACTCAAGCACTACAGCATTTGCAACAAACCCAAACCCAACTTATTCAAACAGAAAAAATGTCTTCATTGGGTCAATTAGTTGCAGGTGTCGCTCACGAAATTAATAACCCTGTTAACTTTATTTATGGCAACCTCAGTCATGTGAGTGAGTATGCTCAGGATTTACTCAAGATGGTGGAACTATATCAGCAAGAGTTTCCTAATGCTAGTGTGGAAATTTTAGAGGAGGCAGACAGGATAGATTTAGAGTTTTTATCTGAGGATTTGCCTAAAACTCTAGCTTCTATGCAAATTGGTGTCGAGCGTATTCGTCAAATTGTCATGTCATTACGAACTTTCTCTCGTCTTGATGAAGCAGAAATGAAAGACGTAAATATTCATGAGGGCATTGATAGTACCTTGATGATTTTGCAACATCGCTTGAAAGCTAAATCTGAAACTGCTGGAATTAGACTTATTAAAGAGTATGGTGAGCTACCTTTGGTGGAATGCTATGCCGGACAGATGAACCAAGTATTTATGAATGTTCTGAGTAACGCCCTTGATGCTTTAGAGGATTTTCGGGAGTTACAATCAAAAAATCATCATGGTGAAATTATCATCTCTACTAGCATTGGGCAAATCAGAGACAACGTTAAAAGTGCAGTAATTCGGATTGCAGATAATGGCCCAGGTATACCAGAAGAGGTGAGAGTTAGAATCTGCGATCCATTTTTTACAACCAAACCAGTTGGTAAAGGTACTGGCTTAGGCTTGTCCATTAGTTATAAAATTGTAGTGGATAAGCATGGTGGTATTTTTAAATGTAGTTCAAAATTAGGCTCGGGAACAGAGTTTTGGATTGAAATTCCGATTAAGCAGGTTAGTCATTAGTTAGTTGTTATTCTCCCCCTACTCCCTGTTGCCCTTCCCAGGAGGGGCTAGGGGTGGGTTACTCCCTCATCTCTACCCTATCTCACTGGTAACAGAATGCGGGAACCCTCGCCGCCACAAGTTACGGTGAGTGTGATGACTTTGGCATTTAATAAACTATCACTGTGCGGTACTGACCCATTGCCGGAGTTCATGGCGTAGGCTGGGTAACAGGCTGCGCTCAAACTTAAACGCAAGCTGTTACCTTGAGAAATGCGGACACAAGTTGTTTGTAGTTGAATCTTTCTGGTGATGTGACTGGTTGCGTCTGGACAATGTAAATAGCCTTGCGTCAGGTTGTAGACTCTGCCATCTGGATAGACTTGTGATAGGACTGCACACAAATCATAGCTGGGTTGGTCAGCAGTACAGGAAATTTCTACTATTACATCCCCTAATAAATGTAAGTCTGCGGTTAGGGGTTCGCTGGTGTATGTGAGAACATCTGCACGCACATCAATATGCGATCGCTCAAATACACCAGCCGCGATCGCTGCATGA harbors:
- a CDS encoding TRC40/GET3/ArsA family transport-energizing ATPase, with amino-acid sequence MRVILMTGKGGVGKTSVAAATGLRCAELGYRTLVLSTDPAHSLADSFDMELAHAPKQIRPNLWGAELDALQELEGNWGAVKRYITQVLQARGLEGVQAEELAILPGMDEIFGLVRMKRHYDEGEFDVLIIDSAPTGTALRLLSLPEVGGWYMRRFYKPFQNISVALRPLVEPIFKPIAGFSLPDKEVMDAPYEFYEQIEALEKVLTDNTQTSVRLVTNPEKMVIKESLRAHAYLSLYNVATDLVVANRIIPPEVADPFFQRWKQNQEEYRQEIHENFHPLPVKEVPLFSEEMCGLPALERLKDTLYKDEDPTQVYYKETTVRVVQDQNQYSLELYLPGIPKDQIQLNKTGDELNITIGNHRRNLVLPQALAALKPAGAKMEDDYLKIRFSDGVKV
- a CDS encoding GAF domain-containing sensor histidine kinase, translated to MLPTAHGNSLVSLNQESVLRRITNRIRQSLELEDIITATTVEVRALLGTDRVMIYKFHADGSGQVIAESIYENHLPSLLGLNFPADDIPSHARELFIKSKVRSVVNVDTQQIGQSPVRDLETGELISEEICYRPVDSCHVEYLTAMGVKSSVVAPIFHEDALWGLLVSHHSHSRTVSEDELEAMQMIVDQLAVAIAQSHLLTQARAKAQREVVINRIATLLHSLPTIVLQPALEAAVAALGGVGGRLCLRNQVDLQNGDSHSLEECLIPGSNCVQLYACGEQPVIPEPTIYPLIEQYSVWQKHYKSHPHEVWAINDIYQIQTLRSLQPLFQPTKIRSILFIPLEYRQQLLGYLSIFRNEIDTETLWAGQFDPDHRQSLPRMSFNLWRDTKKSQAQQWTGEDIELAKEISKHFASAIQQYELYHQVQAFNENLEKQVKRRTLELQNTTEQQKAVFGVISKIRESLDTNTIFQITTKEVCQLIKADRVSVYCFDSDWGGQFVGDFEAASPHWLNESKIGLNLVWNDTYLQDTEGGRYRYNETFAVNNIYEMGFTQCHVDNLEQYQIHAFVLAPIFFGQKLWGLLATYQHSGPRQWKPSEVNFLTQIAAQLGVALQQAELLSQTKQQADKLTQALQHLQQTQTQLIQTEKMSSLGQLVAGVAHEINNPVNFIYGNLSHVSEYAQDLLKMVELYQQEFPNASVEILEEADRIDLEFLSEDLPKTLASMQIGVERIRQIVMSLRTFSRLDEAEMKDVNIHEGIDSTLMILQHRLKAKSETAGIRLIKEYGELPLVECYAGQMNQVFMNVLSNALDALEDFRELQSKNHHGEIIISTSIGQIRDNVKSAVIRIADNGPGIPEEVRVRICDPFFTTKPVGKGTGLGLSISYKIVVDKHGGIFKCSSKLGSGTEFWIEIPIKQVSH